The DNA window TGGTCGAAGCCGCTACTAGCTAGAAAAAGCATGGCTGGCTCAGGTTCTGATCATGCTCGACCGGTTCCCAGTATTGCCAGCCGCCTTACTGGTCCGGTCTCTGCCCCCTGATCTAGAAGCATTGACGTTGTGGTCCGCGCCCTCGGTTGAGATGCTGATGGGGGTATCACCATTTGTGCCATGGTCGGTAGAGTGGGTATCATCCGCTATCGACTGGGTAGGTGTGCGTGCTTGGTCTGATTCGGTCCAATCAGGAGTCAggtcgatgccaatgcccgTCGAGTCTGGAGTCGGCTCCTCATTCAATGAAGTGAGTCCTCCTTCGATATCCCGCAAAAGACGCACAAATTCCTCTGGGACAAGACCATTTTCTCCGGTCTTCGGGtcctccgccaccagccAGCCTTGGCCATGCCGGTACGAGACGTAAATAACTTGACCCTCCTTAAGGGGAAGCTCGTTCTCGTGCTCTCGCGCGAAATCGAACAAGGCGACCGCTTTGCCGTGCATCTCTTCGTCCGAACAGCCAACAGCAAATTGGTAGTCGGTCGAGTATCGGTTTCCGCCCACGTATTCATCCTCTGACTCAAAATTTGGATCGTGTGCATAGCTTTGCTGGGTGGCATATCCATCAAAGTATCCTTCTCGTGGTGGGTACGTGACATATTCCCCGCCTGGGCCATCCTCCATCGCATCCCCACCATTCACATAATATGTTTCGCTGCCATCCGGGTTCAGGGAGACAAATGTCCCACGGTTCCCATTGCCGTGGGGCTCTGCCACGCCATGATCATCCACTAGCATTCCATTCGcatcctccttcttgcgggACGTGACTACTGGACTGTGCAAgtcttcatcctcgctgTATGGAGGGCCATCCCCAAAGGACATGGCCGGAAGCTGCTGGTGGCCCTGGCTGACATGGCTGCCTTCCGTATTCCACGACCACTGGCCTCGCGGAGTATCCAATGATGTCGGGGGATCCGACAAAGGTCGTTGCTCGCTCACTGGTGTTGACACTTCCGAGGCGCGCGGGGGTGGCGGTCCATAGTGCAAAGGATGGATCGTAGGATAAGCGAAGTCCCGCACCAAGGCGTATGGAAGGCTAGAGTGGAAGATGGGGAACACGTGGGAACCTGGGCGCGAACGATTCtgggaggtgaaggagacGTTGGAGTACATGGACAGCCGGTCCTTCGCACTGGTCGACGAGCGTCTCACCATGCTATCCGTGACGATGGGGGCCAGAACGGATAGATTGTTCGCAGACAATGCATTTTGCGGAGGCGTCGGAGAAGACATTGTTGCTCGTGAGTACAAAACCTTGAGGAGTATCGCTTCGGGTCTCGATTAAGGAAATGGAAGAGAGTTCATCGGTCGCGTTGTTGGCGCTTCAGTTTCGCATCGCGATGGGCGGGCGGAGTCAGGCAGGCTGGAACGCGATCGGAAATAATGAGAGCCCTTTGTTCTCGGACAGCCGTCCAAATTTTAACAAGAAGGGGTTCGGCCGACCTGGTGGTGTGGTGCGAGCGGCGGAGATTTCAAGGGGCGGGTTTCCGCTTCGTGGTCCCAAATCAGTGAGAGAATTCACCGTATTGAGCTATTCCCGAGGGGTATGGGATAAAATATGTGTAGCCCAGAACGCGGTCGGGGAGTTGGTCGGGTGGCCGGCGCGGTAATCAGGAGGGGTTGGATGCGATTGCCGGGGAAGTGTGTCAAACGACCACCGAAAGTGAGACCGTACAGAGCCCCGAGTGTCCAGACCAGACTGAAGAGAGACTTCGGCGAGCCGTGAGTTGCCGGCGAAAGGCTGAGTGTATTGCAAAGCTGGGATTGGGTGATGAGGACCGGTCGGGGGACGGGTTGAAGGTTCTTGTGTCCTGCGATCTCGAGGGCAGATGGCCAATGCTAAATATAGCAATCGAACTGCAAAAGCAAGTGTCAGAGATGAGAACCACGCCGTGCGCTTACGTTTGAGGTGGACTGTTTGGGAGAGTTTTGGAGATAAAACCAAAACAAGCCCAGATTGGACGGGGCACAGGGTGAGAACGCTCGGAGATTGCCATACCTTCTTGACAGCCGACTGCGCTGGAAGGGTTAATGATCAACGGGGCGTCGGGGCAGGACTGAAGGAAAGGGCGAAACGGGCGAGTCGGCCAGCCGGACAGCAGGGTTGTGAAGCACGGGGCAGGAGACCGACGAacaggaggaggaagggtGGGCAAAGATGAACGGTTTCGAGCCTAGGATTCGCTCACTCCGGGCGATGGAttgtgtctttctttctggtggATTGAAGCCCGGCGTGGTTTAGATAAGCAGGAGGAGTCACGTGTGTTTCGGATTGTTGTTTCGAGAATCTCCTCAAGAAACCCCTGGGGCGTCACGTGCAGTCACATGACTGCTACTATATTTAATCCAGTCGCTCCTAGTTTCACAATGCAACACTCGCTTCGTCTGATGAACATCTAGTAGTATACCTTTATTATATGCCCTATCTGATAATGTGCACATCAGCTAGCTTCTTGTTTTGCGTCATGTCCATGGCTGTGTTGGTTCTCTGTGAATCTCTGATATGAAGTCATATTACGCGCCGCACATCAATCATATAAATCGCCGTACTTTCATCCGTGGGCCCGCAACTCGGGGAATCGTAGGATGTGTTCGGGATTGTTGCTAGCGGTCCCGAGCAGTGCGGGGTGAAAGATAGTCAGACAGCGATGACTTGCCTGACCCCGCTCATAGATGTTGCTAGTGGTCCCGAACGATGCGGGGTGAAATACAGTCAAATAGCAGTGCCCTACATGACCCCACTCATAGAAGGCTCTAGGCTTCTCCTGGCAACCGACGGAATTCCATGATTGACTTGTATCCATGGTACCATCAACAAGTTACACTAGTTACCGGGGGAATAGTCAGGCGTCCTCTTCGTGGCATATTAAGAACTATCATTCCGGTTCATCAATCAAAGGGCCAGATGGTCAGCCATTTAGCGCAGAGTTTAGTTTCTCGCCGACATCCACAGTAGATTGACCTCTGAAGCAAGTAGATTTTTCTGTCAGGCAAACTGTATGAGATTCTCAACCTCGAATCGTGGGGATCGAAGGCGTCAGCGGGATGGCAACAGGCGCATTCATTTTGCTTTGAATACCAATCACGCTGGCCATTGGTGCCGTGTGGCATTGCTTCTTACAAACTAGTCCCGCAATCAATCACGGCGAGCTATCAGATCAGTGAAATGTGGTGGGACCGATGCGCCATCCGAATCAGCCCGATCAGGAAGAGTTTTCCTGTAACCCCTCATGAGGGGATTGAAAAATCTTGGAGCTGGGTATGTTCGAGCCATTGCTCCCTAGAGCTTGCTTTACATATAAATGTCCCAAACGCATCCGAAAGATTCTTTCTATCACAATTCATCTCTTATTTCTATACGTACCACGGATTTCTACAAAAACGATCATGGCACCCTCTCTTCACCCCCTCATTGATAACGGCATCAACCCAGGCTCGAGTAGCTTCTCGGGCGGGAAGCTCCAGTGCCACTGTACCTCAGACCCTGTGGAGGTCACCGTCAAAAGCAACGTTGCCCACAACCATGCGTGCGGTTGTTCGAAATGCTGGAAGCCATCCGGTGCCCTCTTCTCCGTTGTTGGAGTTGTGCCTCGAGATGCTCTCTCTGTCACAGCGAACGCGTCAAAGCTTGTCGTTGTTGATAAAGATGCCACCATTCAACGCAACGCCTGCAAAGATTGCGGTGTCCATCTTTTCGGTCGTATTGAAAAAGATCATGCTTTCAAAGGACTTGACTTTATCCACGTTGAATTGTCCAATGATAAGGGATGGCAGGAACCGCAGTTTGCGGGATTCGTGTCGTCCATCATCGAACAGGGCACAGACCCCAAAGAATTGCCCGCTGTGAGAAGCAAATTTCAGGCTGTTGGGCTGCCAACGTACGATGTGCTGTCGCCAGATTTGATGGATCTTATTTCGACTTTCACGGCACAAAAGGCAGGCATCAAATTCGCCAACCTGTAATAGGGAGGGACGAAGGACATTTTGGTCATACACGCTCTTCAAACATGTACTATAGGATATCTGGTGCCTCCGTCCTACGTGGGTGTTTCTGTAGGTGAGAAATGGAATTGATATTCATTAGGAATATAATGATTTCGCTGGCTGGTCGTTTACAAAGTGTAACAAACCAGACAAGTTTCATTCCTTCTAGCATACAATTGTTCAAGTATACTCTAGTACTAGGATCGATCAGCCACAATGAGGATCTTGCATGTAAATGCCATCGACATTGCCTGAGGCAAGGCTGCAATAGAAATGGCGGGCCTTGATTGTGGGGAACAACATGAGGGGGCGGGGTGCGGGGTGTGGGGGCTCCCCAAATCGTCACAAGGCTCCTGGCGAGTTGAATGACCGCAATATCGCTCGCCACAGATGAGATTCCATTAATTCTGAAAAATTAACACCATCAACGATTTAATTCGCACAGGCAGTTAAGACGGTGACTCTAGTGTGGATGTTAGATTCGGCGTTGTGGTGGGAGGACCGACGGACACCGCCGGGTAGATTGTGTGACATATGCACTATTGGCACATCACTGGCTCTAATGGAAACAACAATGCAATTCAGATCTTGTGGCACTGACTTGCAGGGCTCCCCTGTTTCGCCTGATCCCTATTCCTTGAACCTGTCCCGTGCCGCATGGTTAGGGTTGGCGGTCAAGCCCCGAGGGGACGGACATACGAGAGTTGTACTCAGAAAGCCAACTGGcagaaaaaaacaaaacatacAATCGTATATATTCAGTGGTAGATTCATTACCTAGCTTCATTCCAATCATGGCAGAAAACACTTTCATTATTACGCGGCTCAAAAGGAGATCGAATGCCAAGTCAGATCTGTGGGATTCCACTATGGGGACCTATGAAATTCCGCATGTATATGTCAAACCATGAAAATTACCGTGGAGAGCTGAAATAGGGCCATTTGATGTCTCTCTTATTCCACAGAGTAGAGACTATAAGAAAACTTTTATTTATTATCTCAAGGGCGAGATTTGGAAGAgagtggaggaggatgtgagATCAAGAATCTCCTTATAACACTCGCTTCGTCTTACATTTCACTGCCATTTTGAGCCTAATTATTGTACATAGACAACCTAACTAGTTAACCTAGGAGGACTGGCATCGCTCGACGAACACTGTCTCGATGACCACATCAACCACCGTCGTCACTGTCTCCGTCACCGTCACCGTGGCAGTTGCCCCTGTCGTTGTCGTGTCGTGGATAGTCGGCACGACAGCCTCTTTTTGATCGTTCAGGTCGGCAAATTCCGACGGAATCGCCGCGCTGTCGAGGCTCTGGTCCTTGGCATACTCTGCTGCTACCTGTACGCGCGTTTGATCGGCGTTgaccacatccacatccatACACGTTGTGTAGATCTCCTTTTTGCCGTCTGGGTAAGTTGGATCGATGCCGGGCAACGTGGGCCAATCCCACACCCAGTAGAGAGTGTACGTCCTGCCCGCTGGGGCGGTCGAGGGCAGCTGGATGTCCTGCTGGCACCACAGATTGGCGCCCATCAGTTGGTTTGCAACGTGCGGATATTCCTTCTGGCGGTACTCGGAGATGTTGCCCGTGTTGATCTGGTAGCAGCGGCCGTCGTCGAAGTTCTGAGTCGACAATAGCAcccctcgtccgtctccGCCGGTGCCATTCTCATTCCACTGGCCATACACATCCAAGAGCTTCTCGCCGACCTTGGGCTCCGTGGTCCCATAGACGTAGACCGTGCCGCG is part of the Penicillium psychrofluorescens genome assembly, chromosome: 4 genome and encodes:
- a CDS encoding uncharacterized protein (ID:PFLUO_006891-T1.cds;~source:funannotate), encoding MAPSLHPLIDNGINPGSSSFSGGKLQCHCTSDPVEVTVKSNVAHNHACGCSKCWKPSGALFSVVGVVPRDALSVTANASKLVVVDKDATIQRNACKDCGVHLFGRIEKDHAFKGLDFIHVELSNDKGWQEPQFAGFVSSIIEQGTDPKELPAVRSKFQAVGLPTYDVLSPDLMDLISTFTAQKAGIKFANL
- a CDS encoding uncharacterized protein (ID:PFLUO_006892-T1.cds;~source:funannotate), with the protein product MQLYKTLGVLLPIAVANAHSWVEQMMVIAPNGTFIGAPGYARGNYLRTAPGFNDLTMTYLIPPDGASNVTLLLPSYELCKGTQQNETQTSGSPRLQASAGAAIALRYQENGHVTLPENQPGKPKNRGTVYVYGTTEPKVGEKLLDVYGQWNENGTGGDGRGVLLSTQNFDDGRCYQINTGNISEYRQKEYPHVANQLMGANLWCQQDIQLPSTAPAGRTYTLYWVWDWPTLPGIDPTYPDGKKEIYTTCMDVDVVNADQTRVQVAAEYAKDQSLDSAAIPSEFADLNDQKEAVVPTIHDTTTTGATATVTVTETVTTVVDVVIETVFVERCQSS
- a CDS encoding uncharacterized protein (ID:PFLUO_006890-T1.cds;~source:funannotate), translating into MSSPTPPQNALSANNLSVLAPIVTDSMVRRSSTSAKDRLSMYSNVSFTSQNRSRPGSHVFPIFHSSLPYALVRDFAYPTIHPLHYGPPPPRASEVSTPVSEQRPLSDPPTSLDTPRGQWSWNTEGSHVSQGHQQLPAMSFGDGPPYSEDEDLHSPVVTSRKKEDANGMLVDDHGVAEPHGNGNRGTFVSLNPDGSETYYVNGGDAMEDGPGGEYVTYPPREGYFDGYATQQSYAHDPNFESEDEYVGGNRYSTDYQFAVGCSDEEMHGKAVALFDFAREHENELPLKEGQVIYVSYRHGQGWLVAEDPKTGENGLVPEEFVRLLRDIEGGLTSLNEEPTPDSTGIGIDLTPDWTESDQARTPTQSIADDTHSTDHGTNGDTPISISTEGADHNVNASRSGGRDRTSKAAGNTGNRSSMIRT